Proteins found in one Triticum aestivum cultivar Chinese Spring chromosome 4D, IWGSC CS RefSeq v2.1, whole genome shotgun sequence genomic segment:
- the LOC123097001 gene encoding uncharacterized protein, which translates to MAKLSKKAKVNKPAEDSNPSEPEKQLPETSHPTAEAIIDDPPPEEHDVTMDHIEVEPVITKPPSPIKPTEEKTDDVVITGLGYTASGNPTALSKHSAKEEFSAADIGKWKLKQGFSADKTGWETEKAALLKRAEDAEAALKPVTDELSGLKHQINNMTSAIFSSRSIKLGSDMRIKLKVVYTLVEQLYTSAQRTIVAAMHKKHPPTLIKDTLKKLSVLLQRIDDLKRASAGAGALTALSWAKAWQADLDPEDLANGCPSVKEDGKPLPKLPTQPALLVVSNRRSDTYAWTPELPCPDSPRCFPALPRRSSPTQLRRAALPRVLLRRSLLPRAAPLPPCLPPKSSLFHPQNRFFFLPLRLLLARSDDTSSLLPTTPEEARGKQQWLALRQRDLGCAWAYAPVTASAVRQSAKEEEGDSIRRQGALGMLLESPLLGPLVTSLLKKQNHMTQVLSSLVSLHFFEIILSSNSVVCFRCTQHDSALINVGGEHMLQRTVIQFFHSVKFFHSVKFFHSVMFFHSVKFSQVLLIPPQEPMRSCSIQASSSTARRRKEGGSLNLL; encoded by the exons ATGGCCAAGCTTAGTAAAAAGGCGAAAGTGAACAAGCCGGCTGAAGACTCCAATCCTTCTGAGCCAGAGAAGCAACTGCCAGAGACCTCTCATCCAACCGCTGAAGCTATCattgatgacccgccaccagaagAGCACGACGTCACCATGGATCATATAGAAGTTGAACCGGTCATCACTAAGCCACCAAGCCCCATCAAGCCTACTGAAGAGAAAACTGACGATGTCGTCATCACCGGGCTTGGTTATACAGCGTCGGGTAATCCTACTGCCTTATCCAAGCACAGCGCCAAAGAAGAATTTTCTGCTGCTGATATaggcaagtggaag TTGAAACAGGGCTTCAGTGCTGATAAAACCGGCTGGGAGACCGAGAAGGCGGCTCTATTAAAGAGAGCAGAGGATGccgaagcagcccttaaaccggtgactGATGAGTTGTCCGGTTTAAAGCATCAGATCAACAACATGACATCAGCCATCTTCA GCTCCCGGAGCATCAAGTTGGGCTCAGACATGCGCATCAAGCTGAAGGTTGTCTACACTCTAGTAGAACAGCTATACACTAGCGCTCAACGGACCATTGTTGCCGCTATGCATAAAAAACATCCGCCCACCCTCATCAAGGATACGTTGAAGAAGTTATCAGTGCTGCTCCAAAGGATCGACGATTTAAAGCGAGCATCTGCCGGAGCCGGCGCCTTGACTGCTTTAAGTTgggcaaaggcatggcaagccgatcttgatccagaagacttggccaATGGTTGCCCAAGTGTAaaagaagacgg aaaacccctccccAAACTCCCGACACAACCCGCGCTCCTCGTCGTCTCCAATCGACGCTCCGACACGTACGCATGGACGCCGGAGCTCCCCTGCCCAGATTCGCCGCGCTGCTTCCCTGCTCTCCCGCGCCGGAGCTCCCCTACGCAGCTTCGCCGCGCTGCTCTCCCGCGCGTCCTCCTCCGTCGCTCCCTCCTGCCTCGCGCAGCTCCCCTGCCCCCTTGCCTGCCTCCCAAATCTTCCCTCTTTCATCCGCAAAATCGtttcttcttcctcccgctgcGTCTCCTGCTTGCGCGCAGCGACGACACGTCCTCCTTGTTGCCCACGACGCCGGAGGAGGCACGGGGCAAGCAGCAGTGGCTCGCGCTGCGCCAGCGCGACCTCGGGTGCGCGTGGGCGTACGCGCCGGTCACCGCCTCGGCCGTGCGCCAGTCTgcgaaggaggaggaaggggatTCCATTCGCCGCCAAGGCGCCCTGGGCATGCTCCTCGAGTCCCCGCTCCTCGGGCCTCTCGTCACCTCCCTCCTCAAAAAGCAAAACCACATGACGCAGGTCCTCTCCTCCCTTGTCAGCCTTCATTTTTTTGAGATTATTTTGTCCAGCAACTCCGTGGTTTGCTTCCGTTGCACTCAGCACGATTCTGCTCTTATTAATGTTGGGGGCGAGCACATGCTGCAGCGCACGGTGATCCAGTTCTTTCATTCAGTCAAGTTCTTTCATTCAGTCAAGTTCTTTCATTCAGTTATGTTCTTTCATTCAGTCAAATTCAGTCAAGTTCTACTAATCCCGCCGCAGG AACCTATGCGTAGCTGCAGCATACAGGCCAGTTCATCAACTGCTCGAAGAAGAAAAGAAGGTGGCAGTCTGAACCTTTTATAA